A stretch of DNA from Synergistaceae bacterium:
AGCCTCCCTTATATTGCGGGAGACTTCCTGAAATTCGGGATCTGCTGCTGTGATTATTGCCTTGACGTTTTTGTCCTGAGCTATTGAACTTGGGATTATGTCTTGTAGTGAAATATCTCTCAGTTCTCTAGCCATCTTCAAGACCTCCAAATATTATATTATATTTATGCTTGAAGTTATTGCGAGTTCAGATTTAGCTAAAATCTTGAATTCAGGCGAAATAATTTCAGTGCGTTTTGCTCCGGCTGCTATCATTCTGTGATTTAGTTCGCTGGGATTCAAATCCCGTCCAAGTTTTGAACGCTGCCACGTCAGCCAGTAATTTATTGATTGTTCTACAGCTGATTGAAGCTCGCTCGATTGAGTCGCTTTTGACCTGTCAATAAAATATTTAACATTCAGGGCAAATTCTGCAACTTTCGGCGAATGAACAGAAACGCAGTCAGTCAATGGTCTCACGTCATCGGCATTACATTTTTCAAGAACTAGCGCAAGGACTTCATCAGAGGGCAATTC
This window harbors:
- a CDS encoding baseplate J/gp47 family protein — protein: MAVESFSVAGPYGAYEYYARSAHQDIIDVAVIGPPDIEPGYVELYPLMKGGELPSDEVLALVLEKCNADDVRPLTDCVSVHSPKVAEFALNVKYFIDRSKATQSSELQSAVEQSINYWLTWQRSKLGRDLNPSELNHRMIAAGAKRTEIISPEFKILAKSELAITSSINII